The DNA region CCCTTGTGGGTGGGAAAGGAAGTGGGAAGAGCAAATTGCCAGAAGAAAACAGTCAGTTGCCCTCAGTGGCAAGTGGAGCCCCCTTGAGCTGGCTCGCCCCAGCTCCCTGGCCTGGGGGCCTGGAGCTCCTGGGGGAGCTGTGGTTTGGTGCTGAAGTCAGTTGTCTCACTCATCTCCCCAGGTGTGTGGTCGTGCTGTTCAATCCCCGGAAACACAAACAGCACCACATCCTCAACAGTTCCAGGTAAATGGGGTCTGGGCCCCCAGGGAGCATCCCCTGGGGTCTGTGAGAAGGGCACTGTCTGAGGTCTCTGTGGCTCTGGGGACTGGGACTGGGCCCCAGGGCCAGCTAGGGAAATGCCACATGTGCCACTGGTGTCTGCTGGTCTTGCCTTTTGAGGGGACTGTGAGGGAGCCGGGCTTAGGCCGGGCTGCCAGTGCCCCTTTGAGCCTGCCTCATTTCTTGCAGGAAGACCATCACTGCCCTTGCCTTCTCTCCTGATGGCAAGTACTTGGTCACTGGAGAGGTGAGTGTGGAAAGGAGGCTGCAGTACTCTGAAGACGGTGGTGGGTGGCCTGGCCTCAGCAGAGAGCTACAGTCCTGGGCCTGGTTAGGGCTGCTGCCACTCTGGCTTCCTGAACGGATGCCAAATCCCGGTTTTGGCTGCACCTTAAAACAGTGGTTCTGAAGCCGTAGTGGGCATCAGAATcagctggagggcttgttaaagtgCACATTGCTGGGCCTGCCCCCAGAGTTTCTGGTTCTATAGGTTTGGGAGGGGGGACcccaaaatttgcatttctagcaagttcccagaTCATGCTGATTCTGCTGGTTTGGGaagcacactttgaaaaccactgctgtaAGATATTCCTTGTGCCTGGGGGCCCCCTGCTGGGCTCATGAGGGACACCTCTCCCTTCTCAGTCTCTTATGGGGAGGCATAGGCGTGGGTGgtggtggttctcaaccctggctgcccaTCAGGATCCCTCTAGGAGCTTTGAACAAACACAGAGGCGCAGACCCTCACCCGGAGATACTGAACCAAATCTGGGGGTGTCTTCTCTCTGATAATCGTTGTTGTCCTGAGATATTTATCATGTTTCCTCTACACCTTTGCCCTGTGTAGCACTCTGCTTTGGGCCAGGGGCTCATTAGAGAGACTGTGCCCAGTAGCTGGAGAGGTAGGCCCCACCCTGAAAGGCTAGGGGAGGCTGTGTGCCTCTGTCCCTCACTTCCAGTTCTTGCCTCCCTGCAGAGCGGGCACATGCCTGCCGTGCGGGTTTGGGACGCGGCCGAGCATAGCCAGGTGGCGGAGCTGCAGGAGCATAAGTATGGTGTGGCTTGTGTGGCCTTCTCCCCTAGTGCCAAGTACATTGTCTCTGTGGGCTACCAGCATGACATGATCGTCAACGTCTGGGCCTGGAAGGTGAGTGGGCCGGGTGGGCCGGCCTCGCAGCCTCATGGGGGTCCAAGGGCCAGTTGGGGACCTGAACGAACCCCTTCATTCCACCCTGCTGATCTCAGTTTTATTCTAGAAAATGACCTGAAGCAGAAAAGAGCAACTGTGTAGCCAAGCGTGTTGGTAGAAAGAGGCTAGCTTTGTGCCTCCGAGGACCTCCAGAGGCAATGAATCTCTTCAACGCCTCTGGAAAAGgattctccttcctcccctcttttTCTGACCAGTAAATCCTGGAAagagacattttttaaagtacaaatccTATCTAACCCTCCTTCATCCTCTGAGCCTCTTCCGTCTTAGCTCCGAGAGGCAGAACTGCGATTCTTCCTTTGGCTTTCCTTCCAGAAAAACATTGTGGTAGCCTCCAATAAGGTGTCCAGTCGGGTCACCGCCGTGTCCTTCTCTGAAGATTGTAGCTACTTCGTCACTGCTGGCAACCGGCACATCAAATTCTGGTACCTTGATGACAGTAAGACCTCAAAGGTGAGGTGCTCAGGCTGGAAGTAGCCCCCAGGGCCAGGGTCTACTCAGCCCACCCCAGGAGACTGCTCCCTTTGGGCCCCTCTGCTTTCTCAACAGCCATCCAGAAGTTCTGGATGAGCCAGATGCTGTCTGGGCCGAGGGGTAGTCTCAGAGGGCAAGGGAGCCTTGCTGCGCCTccttcctcccactccccagGGCCTGGTTTCCAGGGCGGCCCCCGGGGCGGATGGGTGGGCGACAGTGTCGCGTCTCCACAGGTGAATGCCACCGTGCCCCTGCTGGGCCGCTCCGGGCTGCTGGGGGAGCTGCGGAACAACCTGTTCACCGACGTGGCCTGTGGCCGAGGCAGGAAGGCGGACAGCACCTTCTGCATCACGTCCTCAGGGCTGCTGTGCGAGTTCAGTGATCGGAGGCTCTTGGATAAGTGGGTGGAGCTGAGAGTAAGTACCTCTGTCCcggtgggtggggtgggtgggggctgcccGCGTCTCAGCTCAGGGGAGGACTGACGCCTGTGGCTCCGTACAGGGGCTGGGCCCTGCATGCAAGAGGGGACCCCAGGAGGAAGAGGCTTGAGGGAGCCAGAGCTTGGCCCAGTTCCAGCCCGAGCAGAGCTGTGTAACTGCCTCCTCTCtgctctttctgtctttctttccctGCTTTCCTCTTCTGCTCAGAACACAGACAGCTTCACAGTAAGTGGCGCTAgactctcctctctttctcacgctgttcctttctctttgctGGGCTTTTCCTATTTTGTCCTCTTTGCCAAAACCTCTAGTGCCTTAGAAGGCTCCCGGACTCCCATCCCCCATCTGCACGTGGCTGTGAGCCCTCTGCCGCCTGCTGCTGGAGGGCGGGGCGTCTCTAGATAACAGCTGAGGGGCTCGGGCCAGAGCAGCTGGGCTGCTTTCCCCTCGCCCCCTGCCTTGGCTGGTGTCTCCTCTTGGCAGGTGACTGTTGAGGAGGGGTTGAGCGGGTGGCCCATGCTGACGTGAGCCCCTCTGCCTGCAGACCACCGTGGCCCACTGCATCTCTGTGAGCCAGGACTACATCTTCTGTGGCTGCGCTGATGGCACCGTGCGCCTCTTCAACCCCTCTAACCTGCACTTCCTCAGCACCCTGCCCCGGCCCCATGCCCTGGGGACAGACATTGCCAGTGTCACAGAAGCCAGGTGAGCTGTGTGGGCCCCCTGCCTCCATTTCAGAGCCTTACTCCGCACCCAGCCTTCCTTGCCTGTGCTTCAGAGAATAAGATGAAGGGTGTATCGATACCCCCAAAGATTACAGGAACatctctgcacacacacaaatcacaCAAATGTGGCTTTATTGGTACACGGCGCACTGTGGGGGACCATGGAGTGTCTCAGTATGTAGGCGTTAGGAGTGGCTTAGTGTCAGATTTGggcttgtgttagatgattttaggATTGGATCCAGGGACTGAAGTTTTGCTCTGGTTGGGTACTGTGAGGAAGTGCGGGCAGTTCTACAATtggacatttaattttatttgaaaggTGGAAGGAAAGGTATGGAGCTAAAGCTGTAATTAGTAAAGAAGTTTCAGTCAGTGCTGAAAGATGGAAAACGGTGATGTTTGGTCATTTTTGTGGTTTGTACAGTGATCTTGTTTTTATCTGTCTCAGACACCACTACAgagtggtcttgtttttgtttcactCCGTCACGACCACAGAGTTACCTTGTCTCACGTTGGTGTTCTGTGACCTCGTTTGTGTTCATCAGGAGAGCACCATGGCCCAGTAGCTAGGGCTGGGTCAGCTCCTAGCTGAGAGCTGTCAGAGGCAGCTTTTTCCTCTCAAGCAGCTGCTTCCAAACCTGCAGGTCTGGAGAGGGCTCCCATGCTCTGCTCCTTCCTTTGTGGGTGGGCTTCTGTTTTCATTCCCCTCAATCCCTCATTTCGTCAGCTCCTCACTCACCAGTTTGCTCTGTCCTCTTCCCCACAGTCGCCTCTTCTCTGGAGTGGCGAATGCCAGGTATCCAGACACCATTGCCTTGACCTTTGATCCTACTAATCAGTGGCTGTCTTGTGTATACAACGACCACAGCATTTATGTTTGGGACGTGAGGGACCCCAAGAAGGTGGGCAAGGTGTACTCGGCTCTGTATCATTCCTCCTGCGTCTGGAGTGTGGAGGTAGGTGGGCTGACTCGAGACTGACCCGGTTTGCCGGGACACCATTGTGAGGACAGAAAGTGGGGATCCCCAGGTAGAACATTATGTTCCCGCTGCCTCCTTGTTTCTCCAGCAACATCCCTGTGTGTCCACATACCTTCAGATGGATCCTGAGGGTTGAGCTTGAATTTTAGTGCTTATATGTCTCAGGCTTCTTCCAATGTGTCCCCGTCCATCCTTAGCTTTGCCTTGTCCTGGGCTGGGTGATCTTGGATGAGTTACTGAACTTGACCGAGCCTCATTTCCTCAGTGGTGAAATGATGTACCCGATTCATCTAATTGTTTtaagaattaagtgaaataatgtgaGTGGGAAACAtagaagagtgcctggtacatggtagaTGCTTGGTTAACGTGCTTTCCCGCAGTGATTTGAAGAGTATCTAATAGTTATGGCTTGCTTACCATGTGACAGACAGCGGGCTAAGCCTTGGCCAGCATCAGCTCCTTAATGTCATTCCCTTCCGTCTCCGTGGGCAGGCAAGGGACTGCTCCCTAATTGGAGCTCTGACTTTGTTCCCTCTGCCCCTTCAGGTCTACCCGGAAGTGAAGGACAGTAACCAGGCCTGCCTGCCCCCCAGTTCCTTTATCACCTGTTCCTCTGACAACACTATCCGCCTGTGGAACACAGAGAGCTCTGGGGTGCATGGCTCCACCCTGCACCGAAACATCCTCAGCAATGTGAGCCACGGGGCCCCCACTCCATGCCTAGTGCCCACGTTCCTTCGCCTTCACACCGCCTTCTCAGGAACTGGGTCCCCAGACCTTGATCTTCCAGCTCTTATTTGGCCGGCCCCTGCGAGCCAAGGCTTTTTTGTCTTGTCCAGCATTCCTCTCCCCTTGCTTCTGTACTGGGCCAGGCCTGCCTTATCTACTTCTCCTGACCTGCTCCACTAGGACCTCATTAAGATCATCTATGTGGATGGGAACACTCAGGCCCTGCTGGACACTGAGCTGCCCGGGGGAGACAAAGCTGATGGGTCCCTGATGGATCCCCGAGTGGGCATTCGCTCTGTGTGTATCAGCCCCAACGGACAGCATCTCGCTTCAGGGGACCGTGTGGGCACACTCAGGTAATGCCAGGTCTGGAATGGGTACTGCCTGCCTCTCATGGTCTGGGCTGGGGGAGTTAGTCCCCAGGGATAGAGCTTTTGAAAAGTTTGGCTCTAAAAGATTGGGGAAAAGATATTCATATACAAGGGAAGGATAATTATAGTGAAGAAGCCCAGCAGAAACCATCCTAATCAAGTAATCAGGCTTAACATCCTCACATCAACATCACAAAGCCCATAGTGGTGCACTAAGAAGGACATAGCATTTTTTCtgtggtattcttgccaaaaatgcagAAAACTCAGTCCTGTCATGAGAAAACAACAGACCAACTCAAATTGAGGTACGTATGACAGAGCATCAGTACTCTTCCAAAGTATCAGGGTTATGAAAGGTAAGCAAAGACTGAAGAACTGTTACAGACAGGAGACtgaagagaagtaacaactcaaTGCAGTTTGGGCTCTGGGTAGGATCCTGGATCCAGAAAAAGGATGTGGCAAAActggtgaaattcaaataaagcCTTTAGTTCATAGTGTTATACCAACGTAAATTTCCTGGTTCTGGCAACTGGACTGTTGTTATGTAAGGCGTTAACATTAGGGAAAGCTGGGTAAGGGAAATACGGAAACTCTCTGTACTCATTGCAACTTTTCTCTAACCTgaaagttcaaaaataaaaataagctttcAAAAAGATCAGGGGAGAGGATGTAGCAGAGGAAGCAGAATGAGTCTCTCCTCCTGCAGCCTGGCAGtgaccccctccctcctctcctcatcTTTGCAGGGTGCACGAACTACAGTCCCTAAATGAGATGCTGAAGGTGGAGGCCCATGACTCAGAAATTCTATGCCTGGAGTACTCTAAGCCGGACACAGGTAAAGAGGATGCCTGGTACCCAGCCCAGAATGGCACAGGGCTCCTCCAATCCTGCTAGTGCCACTTACATCTGTCCTGGCTGTTGGATGTGGGACTGAAAATCCTTTGACTCATTTGGTGTCATTGCAGGTTTAGAGGAGGGCAGCTCTGTCCCTTCTCTGTGGTTCTCTTGGCTTAGGGATATGGGGCTCAGTTCCTTTTTGCTGGACCCAGATAGGGGCCTGCTCTGGGCACTCGTGGGCTGATGGAGTTCTTCCAATCCCAGGTCTGAAGCTCCTCGCGTCAGCGAGCCGGGACCGGCTGATCCACGTGTTGGATGCTGGACGGGAGTACAGCCTACAGCAGACGTTGGACGAGCACTCATCCTCCATCACAGCTGTCAAGTTTGCAGGTAGGGGCAGGGCAATTGAGATACATTCTGCCACCTATGACCGACatctcccctgcccccccactGCCACCTGCGTCCTGCCTCCATGGGAAGGGTATGCCCGTCACAGTGGCATGTGGGACAGCAGCTGGCCGGCCCGGGGCTGGATGGGAAGACAGGTGGAATATAGACTCTTAGTCCAGGGGACCCTGAGCAACCAGGTTAGCTGAGAATGGGGAGAAAGGAAGGCCTAGGTTTGGAGGGAAGCATCCTGATTTAATTGGTTGTCTCAGCCTTGTAGAGTAGCTCCATAGAGGGAACATGTGGAGGGAAGCGGAGGGAAGGCTGGCCTGCTTGTGGTGAGAGGAGTGGGAACAGCTAGGCCCCCTTCCTCCATAGCCAGCGATGGGCAAGTCCGCATGATAAGCTGTGGAGCAGACAAGAGCATCTACTTCCGCACTGCACAGAAGGTGAGGTTACTGGGTGTCCCTGAATGGGGCAGTGGGTTTGTGGGTGGGGCGTGGGGTCGCTACGCTTCCCCTACCTGAGGTTACGAGAGGTGAAGGGCGGCAAAAGCAGGGCTCTCTGGGTCTGGTGAGGCATTTGGGCATGGGGTCTGCCCTCATGCTCCACCCCTGCAGTCTGGAGATGGAGTACAGTTTACACGGACACACCACGTGGTACGGAAGACGACCCTCTACGACATGGATGTGGAGCCCAGCTGGAAGTACACAGCCATCGGCTGCCAGGATCGAAATATTCGGTGGGCATCCCTTTCTCAGACCATCTGACCACATTCCTTCATGCCCCAGGGGGTCAGCTCTAGGCAGCTCAGCCCTGTGTCTATCTTTTTGTCCAGGACTTTGTGCCCCCCTTGAGCCTACAGAATGAATACTTTGCCTCACCCAAGAGGTGGTAACCTCTTTGGTGTTGGGGTGTGGCTTCCAGAGAGAACAGAGCTGCGGGTGAATGCTGGCCTTGCTGCCACCCAAGTGACCGTGACCTCCTCCTCATGAATGAGTGTGAATGAGTGTGTTTCTTCACAGGATCTTCAACATCAGCAGCGGGAAGCAGAAGAAGCTGTATAAAGGGTCACAGGGTGAGGATGGCACTCTGATTAAGGTAAGGGCCCAGCAGGATGGGCGTTGGGCTGGAGAACGGGAGAACGGGGCGCTGGGCAGAGAGGCACTGGTGCTCCCTGTCCTCGTCCAGCTGTGTGTCCCACTCCTCAGGTGCAGACAGACCCCTCAGGGATCTACATTGCTACCAGCTGTTCCGACAAGAACCTTTCCATTTTTGACTTCTCCTCAGGCGAGTGTGTGGCTACCATGTTTGGCCACTCAGGTGAGTGTAGCCCTGATACTCTCCCCCCTGGaacttccctctttctccctttaGTTTCCTGCGTCCCAGCAGAGCTGTCTGTCCCTCCCCTCCAGCTAACCCCCtgtgtgttgggacagacacttGGCTGGGACTTCAGTGGGGCTCATAGGCCATACTCTTTGTTCTTCACAGAGATTGTCACTGGCATGAAATTTAGTAACGACTGCAAACATCTCATCTCCGTGTCAGGGGACAGGTGAGCAGAAGCCAGCTTCCCTGAGACACAGATTCTTCTTCTGTGCCACAAACACACCCTGTCCCTCCCCTCTCTTCAACTCAGTGATGTCTTGGGAAGTAGGGCTGAACAGGGATATTTCTTGGCTGGGCCTGACCTGGCACTGGAGGGTGGCTCTGGTCTCCTTGCCAGCCTGTGGAGAAAGGGGTGCTAGAGGTGTTGCCACCCACAGAGACCTACCTACTCCTCCCTCACCCAACTCTGTGGCTCTACCCCAGCTGCATATTTGTGTGGCGCCTGAGCTCTGAGATGACCATCAGCATGAGGCAGCGCCTGGCCGAGCTGCGCCAGCATCAGCGCGGGGGCAAGCAGCAAGGACCATCCTCTCCCCAAAGGGCTGCTGGACCCAACCGGTGAGAACAGAGTGTGGGGTATGGACAAGCGGTGGGTGGGCATCCAGACTGCTCGCTGTGATGGCACGGCTCCTCCCCCTTGCTCTGGACCTGCCATTCAGAAACTCTGTATCTCCCAACACTTGTTCCTCACACGAAGACCCAAGACGTTGGCCTCTTCCCCTATTGAGTCTCCCCTCCCCCTGACCTTCGTTGTCTTGGACTCAGGCACGAGGCCCCATCGATGCTATCTCCTGGACTAGCTCTCTCATCAGACAGTGACAAGGAGGGAGAAGACGAGGGCACTGAAGAAGAAGAACTTCCAGCTCTGCCCATCCTTGCCAAGGGTACCAAGAAAGAGCCAGGTCTGTGGAAGTCTGATGTGGGCCAGACACGCACCAGTTGGTGCAGTGGCTAGATGTGCCCTTTCGGGGGCTGCGGGGGTGAGAGCAGTGTGAGCTGAGGAAACTGGAGCATTGTCGTAGCCTCGTAGGGTGTGGGCTGCTGTGGGACCAGCGCTGCACGGTGGGTGGGCGCGAAACCCTCTCTGACTGCCGGTCTCTGTCTAGCCTCGGTGCCCAGCACGGCCCTGCCCCGAAGCCTGTCCCACTGGGAGATGAGTCGGGTGAGTCACCGTCGTTAAAATGTCCTTCCAAGGTTACAAGAAGTGAAGGACGGTGAAAGCAGGGCTCTCTGCACCTGGGGAGGCATTTGGGCATGGGGTCTGCCCACGTCTGCACCCCTTGTGTCCAAGGAAGGGGAGCTCGAGCCCCTGGGCTGGTTCCAGGTGAGGGGTGACGAAGTCCAGGTATTTCCTCCCTGCGGCCTGCAAGGATTAGTCACCACTAGGGGAAATACTCCGCTTGTTCAGCCTCCTGGGGGCCTGGGAGTAAACAAAGAACATGTTGAGGTGGGGAGTAGAAAAGGGGTCTAAGCTGAATGGTTACAAGGAAATTCCAAGAAAGTCAAAGGGCCAAAGAACTGAAATCTGGAGAAACTGTACTTCTAAAGACCCAGGTGAAGAGCTAAGCTCAGAACTTCCAGAAGAGTTAGAGGGAAAAGGCCTTAAGAGGACCAGTAGCTGAGCGGCAACTTCAGGGTGGCCGGGAGGAGGATGAAGGCTTGCAGAGGCTGCCCAGCCTTCCCTTGTCCCACGTCAGGGTTTCAAGCTCCAGCACCTTTCATTGTCAGCAGCAGTTTCATGGGATGATGGTGGTGTGGTGTCTGGTGCCTTCTGACCAGGCCATGTGTCTCAAGCCGGGGCCATTGGTTTGTCCTTGGTGCTGTGAATGGACTTGGGCTGTCCTCAGAGTGGGGGCCTTTTAGAGACTCCCAGCTCTGAGGTGTCCATGACACCAGTGAAGACGAAGACCAGAAGGTCCTCTAGGACAGGACACAGAGTGAAGCTGAGAGCctgaactctggagccagactacctgAGCTGTAACCTGCAGGCAGACTGTCTGTgggacttgggcaagttacttaaggcctctgtgcttcagttttcccatctgtacatGTGAGGCGAATGGTAGTACCTCCTTCAtaaggtggttgtgaggattaaatgaactaatacgtgtaaagtgcctggcacacagtaggtgacgTGTGAGTGTTTGCTAAGACTGTTGTGTGATTGTTACTGTtactcctctcccaccccctccccacaccagGCACAGGAGACAGAGGAATTCCTGGATCCAGCTCCTGCAGCCAACCAAGGACCCAGAAGAAGGGGGCGCTGGGCTCAGCCAGGCGTGGAGCTGAGTGTCCGCTCCATGCTGGACCTGCGGCAGCTGGAGACGCTGGCCCCAAGTCCTCGGGGCCCTAGCCAGGACTCTCTGGCTGTGAGCCCTTCAGGTCCTGGGAAGCATGGTCAGCAGGCCCCTGAGACCTCACATGCTAGCCAGGTGAGCCCGCTTTCTCCCAGCGAACTAGAGATCTCCAAGCAGCTTTAGCCAGCCTTGTGCCAACAGCTGGGGCCTGAGCATTGGTCTGGCTGTGCTTGCTCTGCCTCTGTGGGACATGGGTAACCTGAGCTGCAAAGTCAGGTGGGGCTGGCTAGGCTGTGCGGTACGGTGCTTGGGGTGCAGAAGCAAAGGGTAGCCTTTGTCCTGGGCTGGGTTCCTTGGAGGGCTCATGATATGAAGTGGTGGCTAGAGGTTGGCAGCCCAGAGTGCTAATGTAGTTCTTCCAGAAGCTCAAGAACACTAGTTGGAACCCAGCCTGgctttttggtgtctgtcctcaGAGTCGGAGCTTCCCCCAGAATTGGTGCCCACTGGATCCttgcccacctccacctcctctcccagACCCTCACTCACGTCAGCAACCCCAGTGATGTTTCCAGAATGTGTGTTTCCCTTTGTGTGTTTCCAGAATGAAAAGCGCCCCCGGCCTCAGGCTTCCCAACCCTGTTCCTGCCCCCACATTATCCGATTGTTGTCCCAAGATGAAGGGGTCTTTGCCCAAGAACTGGAGCCTGCACCCATCGAAGACGGTATTGTCTACCCAGAGCCGAGTGACAGCCCCACCCTGGATACCAGGCAAGGGTCCTGCAGACTTCTGGGGCCATGCACCACCCGCCTCGTCTTCCCTTCCCTCCGAGGGTTCTGTATTTGGGTGGGGGGGCTGGCCCCAGGCACTCAGGGCTTGCCCACCACTGCCTCATCCCCAGTCCTGCTCATGGGTCGGGCAGAAGGAAGGTAGGAGTCCAGTGGGGCTGCTGCTTACCATTGCTCActgcctcctctttcccctcttgGCCTTTCTGGCAGTGAGTTCCAGGTGCAGGCACCAGCCCGAGGGACCCTGGGAAGAGTGTACGCCGGCAGCAGGGGCTCAGAGAAGCACAGCCCTGACAGTGCCTGCTCCGTGGACTTCAGCAGCAGTCGCCTTTCCAGCCCTGAGCATCCCAATGAAGGTGAGGCTGCAGCCCTGAGGGAGGGCCGGGACCACGCGGGTCAGTGGACTGAGGTGGGAGTGGAGGCTTTGGTGACAGAGGGGTGCAGTGTGAtgcttctctccccctcccccacatccAGACTCCGAGAGCACGGAGCCCCTGAGTGTGGATGGCATTTCCTCAGACCTTGAAGAGCCAGTCGAGGgtgatgaggaagaggaggaagaggagggaggcacTGGCCCCTACGGGGTGCAGGAAGGCAGCCCCCATACCCCGGACCAGGAGCAGTTTCTAAAACAGCACTTTGAGACTCTGGCCAATGGGGCTGCTCCAGGTGTGGTCACATTGGTCACCGCAATctacccttctttcctccttgccCCGCTGAGAGGGAGGGTCCAAGGGCAGGCCATGCCCGGGGGCTGCCTTCTAGGGGAGGCAGAGTCTGGGCAAGAGCTTGCTTCAGTCCCTGATTTCTGTCATCCTGGCAGGGGGCCCAGTCCGGGTACCAGAGCGGACAGAGTCTCGGAGCATCTCCTCACGATTCCTGTTGCAAGTGCAGAGCCCCGCACTCAGGTACTGTCCACAGCAGCTCACTTTCCTACAAGGAGCTCCAGCTCTCCTGACCTTGCAGTGCTCCCAATAGGGTCAGCCCTGTGCCTGGGGCAGCCTGCAGCCCTCTTCTCTCCAAGGATCTGTCTTCCATGCCCAGCAGCACTGTGCACTCCCCAAGTTTTGGGACAGCTGTCCTGGCTGGCTTTGTGCCCGCCCTTCTCTCCTAGTGCATCTCTAGTGCTGTGCGAGCTTCTCCCCGTCTTGGCAGGGAGGAGCCCTGAGCCTCCTCTGGGGCTTTTTCCACATTTCCTCCCTAGGGAACCATCCCCATCTTCCTCAAGCCTGGCAATGACATCGAGGCCAGCCCAGGTGCCGCAGGCTTCTGGCGAGCAGCTGAGAGGCAATGGTGCCAATCCTCCAGGAGCACCGCCGGAGGCGGGGCCTTCCCTTGGGAACCCTGACCCCCAGCAGGCAGCCCCTGTGCTGTTGCCACGACGCCGTCTCAACCCGGACAGTAGCTGGGCCCCCAAGAGAGTGGCCACAGCCAGCGCCTCAGGTGGACTCCAGAAAGCCCAGTCGGTGCAGAGTCTGGTGCCACAGGGTGAGGAGCCTGGGGGGCtcagctctaggtgtggggagtGTGGAGCCCATGGGCGTACTAGAGGAAGGTGGCCTCACGTGGCCCTGATGTGTCACTGTGCTTGCCGGTGGGAGCCCCTTAGTGGGTATGTGCAGGGCACAGCAGCTCCTAGAGAGTTGAGCCTTAGCACCCGGGACGCCTTCCTCACCGCCTGACCTGTGTATGTCTCTGTCTCCCCTGCAGATGAGG from Eschrichtius robustus isolate mEscRob2 chromosome 1, mEscRob2.pri, whole genome shotgun sequence includes:
- the MAPKBP1 gene encoding mitogen-activated protein kinase-binding protein 1 isoform X2, with translation MMAVEGSTITSRIKNLLRSPSIKLRRSKAGNRREDLSSKVTLEKVLGITVSGGRGLACDPRSGLVAYPAGCVVVLFNPRKHKQHHILNSSRKTITALAFSPDGKYLVTGESGHMPAVRVWDAAEHSQVAELQEHKYGVACVAFSPSAKYIVSVGYQHDMIVNVWAWKKNIVVASNKVSSRVTAVSFSEDCSYFVTAGNRHIKFWYLDDSKTSKVNATVPLLGRSGLLGELRNNLFTDVACGRGRKADSTFCITSSGLLCEFSDRRLLDKWVELRTTVAHCISVSQDYIFCGCADGTVRLFNPSNLHFLSTLPRPHALGTDIASVTEASRLFSGVANARYPDTIALTFDPTNQWLSCVYNDHSIYVWDVRDPKKVGKVYSALYHSSCVWSVEVYPEVKDSNQACLPPSSFITCSSDNTIRLWNTESSGVHGSTLHRNILSNDLIKIIYVDGNTQALLDTELPGGDKADGSLMDPRVGIRSVCISPNGQHLASGDRVGTLRVHELQSLNEMLKVEAHDSEILCLEYSKPDTGLKLLASASRDRLIHVLDAGREYSLQQTLDEHSSSITAVKFAASDGQVRMISCGADKSIYFRTAQKSGDGVQFTRTHHVVRKTTLYDMDVEPSWKYTAIGCQDRNIRIFNISSGKQKKLYKGSQGEDGTLIKVQTDPSGIYIATSCSDKNLSIFDFSSGECVATMFGHSEIVTGMKFSNDCKHLISVSGDSCIFVWRLSSEMTISMRQRLAELRQHQRGGKQQGPSSPQRAAGPNRHEAPSMLSPGLALSSDSDKEGEDEGTEEEELPALPILAKGTKKEPASVPSTALPRSLSHWEMSRAQETEEFLDPAPAANQGPRRRGRWAQPGVELSVRSMLDLRQLETLAPSPRGPSQDSLAVSPSGPGKHGQQAPETSHASQNEKRPRPQASQPCSCPHIIRLLSQDEGVFAQELEPAPIEDGIVYPEPSDSPTLDTSEFQVQAPARGTLGRVYAGSRGSEKHSPDSACSVDFSSSRLSSPEHPNEDLEEPVEGDEEEEEEEGGTGPYGVQEGSPHTPDQEQFLKQHFETLANGAAPGGPVRVPERTESRSISSRFLLQVQSPALREPSPSSSSLAMTSRPAQVPQASGEQLRGNGANPPGAPPEAGPSLGNPDPQQAAPVLLPRRRLNPDSSWAPKRVATASASGGLQKAQSVQSLVPQDEAPPPGPLLLQEMEAQGRLCSLPQADSRLSQPHSYQNPTTSSMAKIARSISVGENLGLAAEPQAPAPIRVSPLSKLALPSRAHLVLDIPKPLPDRPTLATFSPATKGRAPGEAEQPGPSAGLAKAHSTSERRACLGEGATPKPRTEGQAQPGPNSPRAQQLPVSSLLRGPENLQSPAPEKTPSPVERTRPGAARSRDSEPAVSLEQCEQLVAELQGSVRQAVQLYHLVASCKTPSAEQSRITQLLRNTFSSVRQELEALAGAVLSSPGGSPGAAGAEQTQALLEQYSELLLRAVERRMERRL
- the MAPKBP1 gene encoding mitogen-activated protein kinase-binding protein 1 isoform X1 yields the protein MMAVEGSTITSRIKNLLRSPSIKLRRSKAGNRREDLSSKVTLEKVLGITVSGGRGLACDPRSGLVAYPAGCVVVLFNPRKHKQHHILNSSRKTITALAFSPDGKYLVTGESGHMPAVRVWDAAEHSQVAELQEHKYGVACVAFSPSAKYIVSVGYQHDMIVNVWAWKKNIVVASNKVSSRVTAVSFSEDCSYFVTAGNRHIKFWYLDDSKTSKVNATVPLLGRSGLLGELRNNLFTDVACGRGRKADSTFCITSSGLLCEFSDRRLLDKWVELRTTVAHCISVSQDYIFCGCADGTVRLFNPSNLHFLSTLPRPHALGTDIASVTEASRLFSGVANARYPDTIALTFDPTNQWLSCVYNDHSIYVWDVRDPKKVGKVYSALYHSSCVWSVEVYPEVKDSNQACLPPSSFITCSSDNTIRLWNTESSGVHGSTLHRNILSNDLIKIIYVDGNTQALLDTELPGGDKADGSLMDPRVGIRSVCISPNGQHLASGDRVGTLRVHELQSLNEMLKVEAHDSEILCLEYSKPDTGLKLLASASRDRLIHVLDAGREYSLQQTLDEHSSSITAVKFAASDGQVRMISCGADKSIYFRTAQKSGDGVQFTRTHHVVRKTTLYDMDVEPSWKYTAIGCQDRNIRIFNISSGKQKKLYKGSQGEDGTLIKVQTDPSGIYIATSCSDKNLSIFDFSSGECVATMFGHSEIVTGMKFSNDCKHLISVSGDSCIFVWRLSSEMTISMRQRLAELRQHQRGGKQQGPSSPQRAAGPNRHEAPSMLSPGLALSSDSDKEGEDEGTEEEELPALPILAKGTKKEPASVPSTALPRSLSHWEMSRAQETEEFLDPAPAANQGPRRRGRWAQPGVELSVRSMLDLRQLETLAPSPRGPSQDSLAVSPSGPGKHGQQAPETSHASQNEKRPRPQASQPCSCPHIIRLLSQDEGVFAQELEPAPIEDGIVYPEPSDSPTLDTSEFQVQAPARGTLGRVYAGSRGSEKHSPDSACSVDFSSSRLSSPEHPNEDSESTEPLSVDGISSDLEEPVEGDEEEEEEEGGTGPYGVQEGSPHTPDQEQFLKQHFETLANGAAPGGPVRVPERTESRSISSRFLLQVQSPALREPSPSSSSLAMTSRPAQVPQASGEQLRGNGANPPGAPPEAGPSLGNPDPQQAAPVLLPRRRLNPDSSWAPKRVATASASGGLQKAQSVQSLVPQDEAPPPGPLLLQEMEAQGRLCSLPQADSRLSQPHSYQNPTTSSMAKIARSISVGENLGLAAEPQAPAPIRVSPLSKLALPSRAHLVLDIPKPLPDRPTLATFSPATKGRAPGEAEQPGPSAGLAKAHSTSERRACLGEGATPKPRTEGQAQPGPNSPRAQQLPVSSLLRGPENLQSPAPEKTPSPVERTRPGAARSRDSEPAVSLEQCEQLVAELQGSVRQAVQLYHLVASCKTPSAEQSRITQLLRNTFSSVRQELEALAGAVLSSPGGSPGAAGAEQTQALLEQYSELLLRAVERRMERRL